The Oreochromis niloticus isolate F11D_XX linkage group LG2, O_niloticus_UMD_NMBU, whole genome shotgun sequence genome includes a region encoding these proteins:
- the fgfrl1a gene encoding fibroblast growth factor receptor-like 1a isoform X1 — MILRSNRPTFFLPHKNTKMGLFRVCLLLEMVLISTAVRGPPRVSERVNHRQSARLGRTVKLPCPVEGDPPPLIMWTKDGRNIHRGWTRFRVSQHALRIKEVEMDDAGTYICKATNGFGSVNVNYTLIVIDDSSSRNGAGPAHSDSEHAPELAGKLVRPRFTQPAKMRKRVIARPVGSSVRLKCTASGNPRPDIVWLKDNRPLVDEESGARGEGKKKRWTLSLKNLTPEHSGKYTCHVSNRAGEINATYKVEVIQRTNSKPILTGTHPVNTTVDYGGTTSFQCKVRSDVKPVIQWLKRVEPGDENKFNSTIEVGDYHFVVLPPGDVWSRPDGSYLNKLLITRAKEEDAGMYICMGANTMGYSFRSAYLTVLPDRKPPPNSVPLPSSSSLPWPVIIGVPACVAFILGAALLWFCQLKRTCSSSSSSSSALPSAQRLPVASRDRTCPTVSPQPASGDKDCLSYEDYVAHQQLLLAQGGSGLAPKIYPKIYTDIHTHTHSHVDGKVHQHQHIHYQC; from the exons GTCCCCCCAGGGTGTCAGAGCGGGTGAACCATCGGCAGAGCGCACGTCTGGGTCGCACAGTGAAGCTGCCCTGCCCCGTGGAGGGTGACCCCCCTCCCCTCATCATGTGGACCAAAGATGGCCGCAACATCCACAGGGGCTGGACACGGTTCAGGGTGTCGCAGCACGCTCTGCGTATTAAGGAGGTGGAGATGGATGATGCAGGAACTTACATCTGTAAGGCCACCAATGGGTTTGGCAGCGTAAACGTCAACTACACACTTATTGTGATAG ATGATTCCAGTTCAAGAAATGGAGCAGGACCAGCCCACAGTGATTCTGAACATGCCCCAGAGCTTGCCGGGAAACTGG TTCGTCCACGTTTCACTCAGCCAGCAAAGATGAGGAAACGCGTCATCGCGCGCCCAGTAGGCAGCTCTGTGCGCCTGAAGTGCACGGCAAGCGGTAATCCTCGCCCTGACATTGTCTGGTTGAAGGACAACAGGCCACTGGTAGACGAGGAAAGTGGAGCAAGAGGGGaagggaagaagaagagatGGACTCTGAGTCTGAAGAATCTGACGCCGGAGCACAGCGGGAAGTACACCTGCCACGTCTCCAACAGAGCGGGAGAGATCAACGCCACCTACAAAGTGGAAGTCATAC AACGTACCAACTCTAAACCCATCCTGACAGGTACTCACCCTGTCAACACCACCGTGGATTATGGGGGAACCACGTCTTTTCAGTGTAAAGTCCGCAGTGACGTCAAGCCAGTTATCCAGTGGCTTAAAAGAGTCGAACCTGGTGATGAAAACAAATTTAATTCCACCATAGAG GTTGGAGACTATCACTTTGTGGTCCTGCCTCCAGGAGACGTTTGGTCACGCCCTGATGGATCATACCTCAACAAGCTTCTGATAACCAGAGCCAAGGAGGAAGATGCCGGCATGTATATCTGCATGGGAGCCAACACTATGGGCTACAGCTTCAGGAGTGCCTACCTCACTGTGCTTCCAG ATCGGAAGCCTCCCCCCAACTCAGTTCCTTTACCGTCATCTTCAAGTCTCCCCTGGCCTGTGATTATCGGAGTACCAGCATGCGTCGCCTTCATCTTAGGCGCTGCCCTTCTCTGGTTCTGCCAGTTAAAACGCAcctgctcctcttcttcttcatcgTCTTCTGCTCTCCCTTCTGCTCAGCGTCTGCCCGTGGCCAGTCGTGACCGAACCTGCCCAACGGTCTCTCCTCAGCCAGCTAGCGGGGATAAAGACTGTCTTTCGTACGAGGACTACGTTGCCCACCAGCAGCTCCTCCTGGCTCAGGGAGGCAGCGGATTGGCTCCCAAAATCTACCCAAAGATCTACAcagacatacatacacacacacattcacatgtgGATGGGAAAGtgcatcagcatcagcacatTCATTACCAGTGTTAG
- the fgfrl1a gene encoding fibroblast growth factor receptor-like 1a isoform X2, with protein sequence MGLFRVCLLLEMVLISTAVRGPPRVSERVNHRQSARLGRTVKLPCPVEGDPPPLIMWTKDGRNIHRGWTRFRVSQHALRIKEVEMDDAGTYICKATNGFGSVNVNYTLIVIDDSSSRNGAGPAHSDSEHAPELAGKLVRPRFTQPAKMRKRVIARPVGSSVRLKCTASGNPRPDIVWLKDNRPLVDEESGARGEGKKKRWTLSLKNLTPEHSGKYTCHVSNRAGEINATYKVEVIQRTNSKPILTGTHPVNTTVDYGGTTSFQCKVRSDVKPVIQWLKRVEPGDENKFNSTIEVGDYHFVVLPPGDVWSRPDGSYLNKLLITRAKEEDAGMYICMGANTMGYSFRSAYLTVLPDRKPPPNSVPLPSSSSLPWPVIIGVPACVAFILGAALLWFCQLKRTCSSSSSSSSALPSAQRLPVASRDRTCPTVSPQPASGDKDCLSYEDYVAHQQLLLAQGGSGLAPKIYPKIYTDIHTHTHSHVDGKVHQHQHIHYQC encoded by the exons GTCCCCCCAGGGTGTCAGAGCGGGTGAACCATCGGCAGAGCGCACGTCTGGGTCGCACAGTGAAGCTGCCCTGCCCCGTGGAGGGTGACCCCCCTCCCCTCATCATGTGGACCAAAGATGGCCGCAACATCCACAGGGGCTGGACACGGTTCAGGGTGTCGCAGCACGCTCTGCGTATTAAGGAGGTGGAGATGGATGATGCAGGAACTTACATCTGTAAGGCCACCAATGGGTTTGGCAGCGTAAACGTCAACTACACACTTATTGTGATAG ATGATTCCAGTTCAAGAAATGGAGCAGGACCAGCCCACAGTGATTCTGAACATGCCCCAGAGCTTGCCGGGAAACTGG TTCGTCCACGTTTCACTCAGCCAGCAAAGATGAGGAAACGCGTCATCGCGCGCCCAGTAGGCAGCTCTGTGCGCCTGAAGTGCACGGCAAGCGGTAATCCTCGCCCTGACATTGTCTGGTTGAAGGACAACAGGCCACTGGTAGACGAGGAAAGTGGAGCAAGAGGGGaagggaagaagaagagatGGACTCTGAGTCTGAAGAATCTGACGCCGGAGCACAGCGGGAAGTACACCTGCCACGTCTCCAACAGAGCGGGAGAGATCAACGCCACCTACAAAGTGGAAGTCATAC AACGTACCAACTCTAAACCCATCCTGACAGGTACTCACCCTGTCAACACCACCGTGGATTATGGGGGAACCACGTCTTTTCAGTGTAAAGTCCGCAGTGACGTCAAGCCAGTTATCCAGTGGCTTAAAAGAGTCGAACCTGGTGATGAAAACAAATTTAATTCCACCATAGAG GTTGGAGACTATCACTTTGTGGTCCTGCCTCCAGGAGACGTTTGGTCACGCCCTGATGGATCATACCTCAACAAGCTTCTGATAACCAGAGCCAAGGAGGAAGATGCCGGCATGTATATCTGCATGGGAGCCAACACTATGGGCTACAGCTTCAGGAGTGCCTACCTCACTGTGCTTCCAG ATCGGAAGCCTCCCCCCAACTCAGTTCCTTTACCGTCATCTTCAAGTCTCCCCTGGCCTGTGATTATCGGAGTACCAGCATGCGTCGCCTTCATCTTAGGCGCTGCCCTTCTCTGGTTCTGCCAGTTAAAACGCAcctgctcctcttcttcttcatcgTCTTCTGCTCTCCCTTCTGCTCAGCGTCTGCCCGTGGCCAGTCGTGACCGAACCTGCCCAACGGTCTCTCCTCAGCCAGCTAGCGGGGATAAAGACTGTCTTTCGTACGAGGACTACGTTGCCCACCAGCAGCTCCTCCTGGCTCAGGGAGGCAGCGGATTGGCTCCCAAAATCTACCCAAAGATCTACAcagacatacatacacacacacattcacatgtgGATGGGAAAGtgcatcagcatcagcacatTCATTACCAGTGTTAG